The sequence CAGCTGCTCTCCGTCTCAACCTGGCTCGGTTCGGCCAACCCGTCCGGCAAAAGCGACCAGGACCAGATTCCGGAGGCGGTGCGCTGGGCGGTGGACAACGGCGCCAAGGTCATCAACATCTCGCTCGGCAGCACCACGCCGCAATGGCCGCAAAGCTGGGATGCCGCCTTCCTTTACGCCGAACAGAAGGACGTGGTCATCGTAGCCGCCGCCGGAAACCGGGTAGGCGGCAACACCCAGGTAGGCGCCCCGGCCACCATTCCCGGCGTGCTCACCGTCGCCGGCCTGGACCGCAAGAACGTGGCCAGCGTGGACGCGTCATCGCAGGGCATCAGCATCGGGGTGGCTGCACCCGCCGAGAACCTCCTCGGCGGCCTCCCCGGCGGCGGCTACGCGGAATGGGCCGGTACGTCCGGATCCACCCCCATCGTGGCCGGCGTGGCCGCCTTGATCCGGTCCAAGTGGCCGGACATGAGCGCCGAACAGGTCATCAACAGGATCGTCTCCACCGCCCAGGACGCCGGGGCCCCGGGCAAGGATCCGTTGTACGGCTACGGGATCCTCAATGCCGAGGCGGCGCTCAAGGCCGACGTCCCGGAGGCCACCGTCAATCCGTTGGGCACCATCGCCGAGTGGATCCGCGTGCACCGGCGCGGCAACGCCGCGCCTGCAGCCCCGCTCCCAACCGCGACGCCAGTGCCCAGCGCCGCACCCACGCTGCCGGAAGCCACCGTTCCCGCCGCCAAGGCCCCGTCACAGCGGGACAGCGCCATTGGCGCCGCCGTCGTGATCGGTTTTGCCGTCCTTTTCGTGGTGATCATCGCGGCCGCTGCCATCCAGCTCCGCAGGGCTGCCCGCAACGGCTCCCTGGCCGTTGAAGAACCGGATACCGGGGTGATGGAAAGCGTGCAAGCACCCCGGAACCAGCAGGTTACGGAGGCGTCCGACGGCTAGTGAAGATTTTCACAAACTCCTGTATCCTTGAACAATGGCAACCACCCCACAGCTCCAGGACCGTCCCAGGGTACTCGTCGTCGGCGGCGGGTACGTCGGCCTGTACGTAGCACTGAAACTGCAGAAGAAGATCGCGAATGCAGGTGGCATCGTCACCGTCGTTGATCCCCTGCCCTACATGACTTACCAGCCCTTCCTCCCCGAGGTGGCAGGTGGCAACATCGAAGCCCGCCACGCAGTGGTCTCCCACCGCCAGCACCTCAAGCAGACCGAGCTCATCCAGGGCCGCGTCACGTCGATCGACCACGTCAACCGGACGGCTGTGGTGGCTCCTGCCGACGGCGGCGAGAACTTCGAGGTTCCCTACTTCGACGTCGTCCTCGCAGCCGGCGCCATCACCCGCACGTTCCCCATCAAGGGCCTGGCGGACAAGGGCATCGGCCTGAAGACCATCGAGGAAGCTGTTGCCCTGCGCAACAAGCTCCTGGAGCGCATCGAGGTTGCCTCCACCATGACGGACCCCGCGGCACGCGCCCGGGCGCTCACCTTCGTGGTGGTCGGCGGCGGCTTCGCCGGCATCGAGTGCATCACGGAAATGGAAGACCTCGCCCGCGCCGCCGTGCGCAACAACCCCCGCATCAAGCAGGAGGAAGTCCGCTTCGTCCTGGTCGAAGCCATGGGCCGCATCATGCCCGAGGTCACCGCCAAGCAGGCCGACTGGGTGGTTGAGCACCTGCGCAGCCGCGGCATCGAGGTCCTGCTGAACACCTCGCTGGACAGCGCCGAAGGCACCCTGAAGCTGATCAACCTTCCGGACAAGACCCCTGCCCAGGAGTTCGAGGCAGACACCCTGGTGTGGACCGCCGGCGTGCAGGCAAACCCGATGGTGCGTTCCACCGACTTCCCGCTCGAGCCCCGCGGCCGCGTCCGCGTCCTGCCGGACCTGCGCATCGCAGGCGACGAAGGCATCGTGGAGAACGCCTGGGCAGCCGGCGACATCGCCGCAGTTCCAGACCTCACGGGCAAGGGCCTGCCGGACGGAACCTGCGTCCCCAACGCCCAGCACGCCCTGCGCCAGGCCAAGCGCCTCGCCAAGAACCTGTGGGCTTCCCGCTGGGACAAGCCCCTGGCGGACTACAAGCACAAGAACCTTGGTGCAGTGGCCGGCTTCGGCGAGTGGAAGGGTGTTGCCAACATCAACCTGCTGGGCCGGATCGGGCTCAAGGGCGGCCTCGCCTGGCTGGCCCACCGCGGCTACCACGGCATGGCCATGCCCACGGTGGAGCGCAAGTTCCGCGTCATCCTGAACTGGATCATCGGCTTCTTCGCCGGACGCGACACCACGCAGCTGATGGACCTGGACAACCCGCGCGGTGCCTTCGTCTCGGCGGCCACTCCCGCCCCCAAGCCAGCCGCTGCGCCCGCAGCAGTGCCGGCTGGCGGCTCCAGCGCCACGGCCACCGCCGCTCCCAAGGAAACCGTGGCGGCCAACGCCAAGTAGCGCATTTGTTCCACCACGCTTGACACCGTCCGACGGCGGCCGTCCCCTTTGCAGGGAACGGCCGCTGTCGGCGTTTCCAGCCAACGCGTCCCGGGCAGGT comes from Pseudarthrobacter sp. NIBRBAC000502770 and encodes:
- a CDS encoding NAD(P)/FAD-dependent oxidoreductase, translating into MATTPQLQDRPRVLVVGGGYVGLYVALKLQKKIANAGGIVTVVDPLPYMTYQPFLPEVAGGNIEARHAVVSHRQHLKQTELIQGRVTSIDHVNRTAVVAPADGGENFEVPYFDVVLAAGAITRTFPIKGLADKGIGLKTIEEAVALRNKLLERIEVASTMTDPAARARALTFVVVGGGFAGIECITEMEDLARAAVRNNPRIKQEEVRFVLVEAMGRIMPEVTAKQADWVVEHLRSRGIEVLLNTSLDSAEGTLKLINLPDKTPAQEFEADTLVWTAGVQANPMVRSTDFPLEPRGRVRVLPDLRIAGDEGIVENAWAAGDIAAVPDLTGKGLPDGTCVPNAQHALRQAKRLAKNLWASRWDKPLADYKHKNLGAVAGFGEWKGVANINLLGRIGLKGGLAWLAHRGYHGMAMPTVERKFRVILNWIIGFFAGRDTTQLMDLDNPRGAFVSAATPAPKPAAAPAAVPAGGSSATATAAPKETVAANAK
- a CDS encoding S8 family serine peptidase, giving the protein MHSTPASTPLVSRAVAAAVAVLLAACCLCAGLFTAPSARADEWRDKEYWLADSGITKAWEVSKGAGVKVAVIDSGIDAQHPDLKGSVVGGYDASGSGQPDGQKSVGSKPEHGTLVATMLAGRGHQPASASPSPSPGPAVPPDGIMGVAPEAQLLSVSTWLGSANPSGKSDQDQIPEAVRWAVDNGAKVINISLGSTTPQWPQSWDAAFLYAEQKDVVIVAAAGNRVGGNTQVGAPATIPGVLTVAGLDRKNVASVDASSQGISIGVAAPAENLLGGLPGGGYAEWAGTSGSTPIVAGVAALIRSKWPDMSAEQVINRIVSTAQDAGAPGKDPLYGYGILNAEAALKADVPEATVNPLGTIAEWIRVHRRGNAAPAAPLPTATPVPSAAPTLPEATVPAAKAPSQRDSAIGAAVVIGFAVLFVVIIAAAAIQLRRAARNGSLAVEEPDTGVMESVQAPRNQQVTEASDG